The following are encoded in a window of Staphylospora marina genomic DNA:
- a CDS encoding DUF441 domain-containing protein: MKPDLLLVILIVVGIIGRSPLIATAASFLLIIKLIHLERLFPTVERRGLEFGLLFLTIAVLVPFASGRVQMKDVLGIFTSLPGIFALTGGALATWMNGKGLDLLKVDPQLIVGLVIGSIFGILFMRGIPVGPLMAAGITAFFLQLMKWWMN, translated from the coding sequence ATGAAACCAGATCTCCTTTTGGTCATCCTGATCGTTGTCGGAATCATCGGTCGCTCGCCGCTGATCGCCACCGCGGCGAGCTTTCTCCTGATCATCAAACTGATACACCTGGAACGACTGTTCCCCACCGTGGAGCGGCGCGGGCTGGAATTCGGACTCCTGTTTCTCACCATTGCCGTTCTGGTCCCCTTCGCATCCGGAAGAGTTCAAATGAAAGACGTGCTCGGCATCTTCACGTCGCTTCCCGGCATTTTCGCCCTGACCGGAGGAGCACTGGCCACCTGGATGAACGGAAAGGGCCTGGATCTGCTCAAGGTGGATCCCCAACTCATCGTCGGTCTGGTGATCGGATCGATCTTCGGCATTTTGTTCATGAGGGGAATTCCGGTCGGCCCCTTGATGGCTGCCGGAATCACGGCCTTTTTTCTGCAGTTGATGAAGTGGTGGATGAATTGA
- a CDS encoding phosphosulfolactate synthase: protein MKPVTPIWDEKLADPGGRRRPKPRPFACTMVMDKGLGSRAFLDLTETAGEYVDFIKLGFGTAAVTPPTLLKTKIEQAVRSGINLYPGGTFFETAWFHGKAEEYFEKVKELGMNWVEISDGTIPIAPEERSRLIRKARETGLFVLTEVGKKSKGSSFSVGEFLAEYETDLEDGASYVIVEGRETGTHVGIFDEQGRMDRGKVEAILRTAGAGRIIWEAPRKHQQVLLLELTDGNANLGNIPPEDVLSLECLRRGLRSDTWHLFCQSDPVRK from the coding sequence ATGAAACCCGTGACACCGATTTGGGATGAGAAACTTGCAGATCCCGGTGGAAGGCGCCGCCCCAAGCCCCGTCCGTTTGCCTGTACCATGGTCATGGACAAGGGGCTGGGGTCGCGCGCGTTCCTTGATCTGACGGAAACGGCGGGCGAATATGTCGACTTCATCAAGCTTGGGTTCGGCACGGCCGCCGTCACTCCCCCGACCCTGCTGAAAACCAAGATTGAACAGGCGGTTCGCAGCGGAATCAACCTGTACCCCGGGGGAACATTCTTTGAAACCGCGTGGTTCCACGGAAAGGCTGAGGAATACTTTGAAAAAGTGAAAGAACTGGGAATGAACTGGGTGGAGATCTCCGACGGCACGATCCCGATCGCCCCGGAAGAACGATCCCGGCTCATTCGCAAAGCCCGTGAAACCGGTTTGTTCGTCCTGACCGAGGTGGGGAAAAAGAGCAAAGGCTCCTCCTTCTCCGTCGGTGAATTTCTGGCGGAATATGAAACGGATCTTGAAGACGGAGCCTCCTATGTGATCGTGGAAGGCCGCGAAACCGGAACCCATGTCGGAATTTTCGATGAACAAGGCCGCATGGACCGTGGCAAAGTGGAAGCGATTCTGCGCACCGCCGGTGCCGGTAGAATCATCTGGGAAGCTCCGCGCAAACACCAACAGGTCCTGTTGCTGGAATTGACCGACGGCAACGCGAATCTCGGCAACATTCCACCCGAAGACGTTCTTTCCCTGGAATGTCTGCGCCGCGGCCTGCGTTCCGACACCTGGCATCTGTTTTGTCAGTCAGATCCGGTTCGAAAATGA
- a CDS encoding MFS transporter, with protein sequence MPSDKPSASQHPGILTLAVLSAIPFIMVLGNSMIIPVLPTASRELGVSSFQVSLLITLFSVPAAMVIPVAGILADRIGRKKVIVTGLILYGLGGLLAGFASVIGGGSYGFLLASRIIQGIGAAGTAPIAMVLVGDLFQGSSRSKSLGIIEASNAMGKVLSPVLGSLIAMITWYAMFFAFPLLCVPVALALWKWIREPAAKQEPAPLSEYRKKISMVFKRQGRWLNTAFFAGAVTMFSMFGVLFFLSEFLEKTYRMDGIRKGLLLAVPLLALCAVAYITGSKVRQQTGLMKKLILIGMALMTLAITVPPWIDGMWWLMTDTFFIGIGAGLILPCLNTLITSAVGLRERGIITSLYGSVRFFGVALGPPVYGALADSPYLLFMGNAGLLALALILSALLIRRPMRLKGKGDRSRLLLRKRRLNPA encoded by the coding sequence ATGCCGTCCGACAAACCATCGGCATCGCAACATCCCGGGATCCTCACGCTGGCCGTATTGAGCGCCATTCCGTTCATCATGGTTCTGGGAAATTCCATGATCATTCCCGTTCTTCCCACGGCATCCCGGGAGCTCGGGGTCTCGTCTTTTCAGGTCAGCCTGTTGATCACTCTTTTTTCCGTTCCGGCTGCCATGGTGATTCCCGTCGCCGGGATCCTGGCCGACCGCATCGGCCGCAAGAAAGTGATCGTCACGGGCCTGATTTTGTACGGACTGGGAGGGCTTCTCGCCGGTTTTGCCTCGGTCATCGGGGGCGGATCTTACGGTTTTCTGCTGGCTTCCCGGATCATCCAGGGAATCGGTGCGGCGGGAACGGCTCCGATCGCCATGGTCCTGGTCGGTGACCTGTTCCAGGGAAGCAGTCGCAGCAAATCTCTCGGAATCATCGAAGCCTCCAATGCGATGGGAAAAGTGCTCAGTCCCGTCCTCGGCTCCTTGATAGCCATGATCACCTGGTATGCCATGTTTTTTGCATTTCCGCTTTTGTGCGTTCCCGTGGCACTTGCCCTTTGGAAGTGGATCCGGGAGCCGGCGGCCAAACAGGAACCCGCTCCCCTGAGTGAATACCGGAAAAAAATCTCCATGGTGTTCAAGCGGCAGGGACGATGGTTGAACACGGCGTTTTTCGCCGGTGCCGTAACGATGTTTTCCATGTTCGGTGTTCTGTTTTTCCTGTCGGAATTCCTGGAAAAAACGTATCGGATGGACGGCATCCGAAAAGGATTGCTCCTGGCCGTTCCACTCTTGGCTCTGTGTGCCGTTGCTTACATCACCGGCTCGAAAGTTCGTCAACAAACCGGATTGATGAAAAAACTGATTTTGATCGGAATGGCCCTCATGACGCTGGCGATCACCGTTCCTCCGTGGATTGACGGAATGTGGTGGCTGATGACCGACACGTTCTTCATCGGGATCGGTGCCGGGCTGATTTTGCCTTGTCTCAACACGCTCATCACATCAGCGGTGGGATTGCGGGAACGGGGCATCATCACTTCACTGTACGGGAGTGTCCGTTTCTTCGGTGTGGCACTCGGGCCGCCCGTATACGGTGCACTCGCCGACAGCCCGTATCTGCTTTTCATGGGCAATGCCGGTTTGCTCGCGCTGGCGCTGATTCTCTCCGCTTTGCTCATCCGCCGGCCGATGCGCCTCAAGGGAAAAGGGGACCGCTCCAGACTGCTCCTTCGGAAACGTCGCCTGAATCCGGCATGA
- a CDS encoding CD1247 N-terminal domain-containing protein, producing MYEQMKRDLSYVQGLLDGESGHRDHPDHKALYRLAETVDKLVEAVEHLERRHKELEEYVEMIDEDLDELELQVFEEEDDDLVEIVCPECGEEVLVDEDDLEDRTLEVLCPHCHTVLEMENLSGDESDHVIEDRERSVTDGTPFDGS from the coding sequence ATGTATGAACAAATGAAACGGGATCTTTCTTACGTTCAGGGTCTGTTGGACGGTGAGTCGGGGCATCGGGACCATCCCGACCACAAGGCTCTTTACCGGTTGGCGGAAACCGTCGACAAACTGGTGGAAGCCGTGGAACATCTGGAACGCAGGCACAAGGAGTTGGAGGAATACGTCGAAATGATCGACGAGGACCTGGACGAGCTGGAGCTTCAGGTGTTTGAGGAAGAAGATGACGATCTTGTGGAAATCGTTTGCCCCGAGTGCGGGGAAGAAGTGCTGGTGGATGAGGACGATCTCGAAGACCGGACGTTGGAAGTCCTCTGTCCCCATTGTCATACCGTTCTCGAAATGGAAAATCTGTCCGGAGATGAGTCGGATCATGTGATCGAAGACCGGGAACGGTCCGTGACGGACGGCACTCCGTTCGACGGAAGTTGA
- the spoIIIAA gene encoding stage III sporulation protein AA, which translates to MEPVLQVIPPRLRELLGAMSPSDAAGLEEIRIRQGRPMEVIVGGETRFVTDEPGWSNVPEKAVIASKEDCVRMLNRVSAYSLYALEEELRKGYVTVPGGHRIGLAGRVVVEGGKVRHLREITSFNVRIAREVHGAADRLLKVVMPGRELLSTLIVSPPQCGKTTLIRDLARMASRGGPGRPSRKVGIVDERSEIAGSFQGVPTFDVGPRTDVLDGCPKAEGMMMMIRSMSPEVLVVDELGGPEDCLAVREAVHAGVKLFVTAHGGSLEEIRGRPGLKELVEQKVFDRVVVLSRRHGPGTVESVHDKNLRPILTSANLRTGKSKR; encoded by the coding sequence CTGGAACCCGTCCTGCAAGTGATCCCGCCGCGGCTCAGGGAACTTTTGGGAGCCATGTCTCCGTCCGACGCGGCCGGATTGGAAGAGATCCGCATCCGGCAAGGACGACCCATGGAGGTCATTGTCGGCGGGGAAACGCGATTCGTGACGGATGAACCGGGATGGTCCAACGTGCCCGAGAAAGCCGTGATTGCCTCGAAGGAAGACTGCGTTCGCATGTTGAACCGGGTGAGCGCCTATTCGCTGTACGCTTTGGAAGAAGAATTGCGCAAGGGATATGTCACCGTTCCGGGGGGGCACAGGATCGGGCTGGCCGGAAGAGTGGTGGTGGAAGGGGGCAAGGTGAGGCATCTCAGGGAGATCACATCTTTCAACGTACGGATTGCCAGGGAAGTTCACGGAGCGGCCGATCGGCTGTTGAAGGTGGTCATGCCGGGAAGGGAGCTGCTCAGTACCTTGATCGTATCGCCGCCCCAGTGCGGGAAGACGACGCTGATCCGCGATCTGGCCAGAATGGCGAGCCGGGGGGGACCGGGCAGACCGTCACGGAAAGTGGGCATCGTTGACGAACGATCGGAAATCGCCGGAAGTTTTCAGGGGGTTCCCACGTTCGACGTGGGGCCGCGAACGGATGTGCTGGACGGTTGCCCGAAGGCCGAAGGGATGATGATGATGATCCGGTCGATGTCTCCGGAGGTCCTGGTGGTGGACGAACTGGGGGGACCCGAGGACTGTCTGGCCGTTCGGGAAGCGGTGCATGCCGGAGTGAAGTTGTTCGTCACCGCTCACGGAGGTTCCCTGGAAGAGATCCGTGGAAGACCGGGGCTGAAAGAACTGGTGGAACAGAAAGTTTTCGACCGGGTGGTGGTGCTCAGCCGCAGGCATGGCCCCGGAACGGTGGAATCCGTCCATGACAAAAACCTCCGGCCGATCCTGACGTCCGCGAACCTGAGAACGGGGAAGAGCAAGCGATGA
- the spoIIIAB gene encoding stage III sporulation protein SpoIIIAB, translating to MIKLLGALLVLIASTAIGFSFAAGVAKRPRQIRELRMCLSLLRTEIDYGSRLLSEAFSRISVSGEGSVRKLFGRMADRLNEADGISMSECLKETLDAHWEETSLGREEKQVLLRLGEVLGASSRLDQLHHLEMAEKQLAVEEDKARDERDRFVKMYRTVGILAGALLVILLY from the coding sequence ATGATCAAGCTTTTGGGTGCGTTGTTGGTGTTGATCGCCTCCACCGCCATCGGATTTTCGTTCGCCGCCGGAGTGGCCAAACGCCCTCGCCAAATCCGGGAGCTTCGCATGTGTTTGTCCCTGCTTCGTACGGAAATCGATTACGGCAGCCGATTGCTCTCGGAAGCGTTCAGCCGCATTTCCGTGTCCGGGGAAGGTTCGGTCCGGAAATTGTTCGGCCGAATGGCGGACCGACTGAATGAAGCTGACGGGATCTCCATGTCCGAATGTCTGAAGGAGACGCTGGATGCACATTGGGAGGAGACGTCGCTCGGGCGTGAAGAAAAGCAGGTGCTCCTCCGGCTGGGAGAAGTACTCGGAGCTTCTTCTCGTCTGGATCAGCTGCATCATCTCGAAATGGCGGAAAAGCAATTGGCCGTCGAAGAGGACAAAGCCAGAGACGAACGCGACCGTTTCGTGAAAATGTACAGAACCGTCGGCATTCTCGCCGGGGCGCTGCTGGTGATCTTGCTGTACTGA
- the spoIIIAC gene encoding stage III sporulation protein AC: MPYHLDSVFQIAGIGIIVAMIHTVLKQMGKEDFAHWVTLFGFVVVLFMVAMLVQDLFQTIKNVFLFRM, from the coding sequence ATGCCCTATCATTTGGATTCAGTCTTTCAGATTGCCGGAATCGGCATCATCGTGGCCATGATTCACACGGTTCTGAAACAGATGGGCAAGGAAGATTTCGCACACTGGGTGACGCTGTTCGGTTTTGTGGTGGTGCTGTTCATGGTGGCCATGTTGGTTCAGGACCTGTTCCAGACGATCAAAAACGTGTTTCTGTTCCGCATGTGA
- the spoIIIAD gene encoding stage III sporulation protein AD — MEIIQVVGLGLVTTFLVLVIKEQKPVFAFLLATFVGIVIFLSLVTKVGEVIGILENLARHAKVNGLFMETVLKIIGIAYIAEFGAQVTRDAGQGSIASKIELAGKVLIMVMAIPIVTVIIETIVQILPA; from the coding sequence GTGGAAATCATCCAGGTGGTGGGTCTCGGACTGGTCACCACGTTTCTCGTGCTGGTCATCAAGGAACAAAAGCCGGTATTTGCTTTCCTGCTGGCCACGTTTGTCGGGATTGTCATCTTTTTGTCGCTGGTCACCAAAGTGGGTGAAGTGATCGGCATTCTCGAAAACTTGGCTCGCCATGCCAAGGTGAACGGGCTGTTTATGGAAACGGTCCTCAAAATCATCGGAATCGCCTACATCGCCGAATTCGGCGCACAAGTGACCCGTGACGCGGGTCAGGGATCGATCGCTTCAAAGATCGAACTGGCCGGAAAGGTGTTGATCATGGTGATGGCCATCCCGATCGTCACGGTCATTATCGAAACGATCGTTCAAATCTTGCCTGCCTGA
- the spoIIIAE gene encoding stage III sporulation protein AE: protein MRPIPKRHGEHERRVSAAGACRCGWLLLLTALLWLSFAREAIAVEPGEIGDRLIREQLNRLQVREVEMFWKEIHGEYGRFMEGTEGGIFDQLLSGKDLTFENVLSGFARFFFREILYNGKLLGSILILTVLSMLLRTLQTAFEQNQVSKVAYAIVFMVLITLAVNSFSAAVDAAKTAIGRMVDFMLAIVPLLLTLLVSMGNAGSAALFHPLIVFMIHVVGTFIYTVIFPLLFFSTILSLVSCLSDKYKVNQLAGLLRKISLSLLGGLLAVFLGVISIQGASAAVADGVALRTAKYITGNFVPVVGRTISEAADTVMGASLLVKNTVGLAGVIILLLICAFPALKILSLAFIYNFSAAVMQPLGNSPVVEALEIIGKTLLYIFAALATVGLMFFLALTIMISAGNISLMMR, encoded by the coding sequence ATGCGACCCATCCCGAAGCGACACGGCGAACATGAACGGAGGGTCTCGGCGGCAGGCGCTTGTCGATGTGGATGGCTGCTGCTGTTGACGGCACTCCTGTGGTTGTCCTTTGCACGGGAAGCCATCGCGGTTGAACCGGGGGAGATCGGAGACCGATTGATCCGGGAGCAGCTCAACCGGTTGCAAGTCCGTGAAGTGGAGATGTTCTGGAAGGAGATTCACGGTGAATACGGCCGGTTCATGGAAGGAACCGAAGGAGGGATTTTTGACCAACTGCTCTCCGGAAAGGACCTGACGTTTGAAAACGTCCTGTCCGGCTTTGCCCGTTTTTTCTTCCGTGAAATTCTGTACAACGGGAAGCTGCTCGGCAGCATTCTGATCCTCACGGTTCTGAGCATGTTGCTGCGCACCCTGCAAACGGCCTTTGAACAGAATCAGGTCAGCAAAGTGGCCTACGCCATTGTGTTCATGGTGCTGATCACGTTGGCCGTCAACAGTTTTTCCGCAGCCGTCGATGCGGCCAAGACGGCGATCGGGCGCATGGTTGACTTTATGCTGGCCATCGTGCCGCTGTTGCTGACTTTGCTTGTCAGCATGGGTAATGCCGGATCAGCGGCCCTGTTTCATCCGCTCATCGTGTTCATGATTCATGTCGTCGGTACGTTCATCTACACGGTCATCTTTCCGCTGCTGTTCTTCTCCACCATCCTGAGTCTTGTCAGTTGCCTGTCGGACAAGTACAAGGTGAACCAGTTGGCGGGACTTTTGAGGAAAATCAGTTTGTCGCTTCTGGGAGGTTTGCTCGCCGTTTTTCTCGGAGTGATCTCGATCCAGGGAGCCTCGGCCGCGGTGGCTGACGGTGTCGCATTGAGAACGGCCAAATACATCACCGGCAACTTCGTTCCGGTCGTGGGACGAACCATTTCGGAAGCGGCGGACACGGTGATGGGCGCTTCCCTCCTGGTGAAAAACACGGTCGGTTTGGCAGGGGTGATCATCTTGCTGCTGATCTGCGCCTTCCCTGCGCTGAAAATTCTGTCTCTGGCGTTCATCTACAATTTTTCCGCGGCCGTGATGCAACCGCTCGGCAACAGTCCGGTGGTGGAAGCTCTGGAAATCATCGGCAAGACGTTGCTTTACATTTTCGCCGCGCTTGCCACGGTGGGACTGATGTTTTTCCTGGCGCTCACCATCATGATCTCCGCGGGCAACATCTCGCTGATGATGAGGTAG
- the spoIIIAF gene encoding stage III sporulation protein AF: MVEWLGDWIRQIVILVLIAAFLDLLLPSGSMDRYVKLVMGLLIVMAMLSPVFRLLDREPDLAAIRLKPDTDPPVESMENIQSRGEQMEEAANRQVRDEAERRLESTLSSEVAGKFKVEVVKADVTMSESRTDDMEIKQVELRIRSREPEASPAEQETVRPVEPVNIMVGSLSDGPDAAGKSEETEQTRRIARWVAEYLGLSESLVTVTEVRTL; the protein is encoded by the coding sequence ATGGTGGAATGGTTGGGGGACTGGATCCGCCAAATCGTCATTCTCGTTTTGATCGCGGCCTTTCTGGATCTTTTGCTTCCGAGCGGATCCATGGATCGCTACGTGAAACTGGTGATGGGACTCTTGATCGTCATGGCCATGCTTTCACCGGTATTCCGGTTGCTGGATCGGGAGCCCGATTTGGCCGCGATCCGGTTGAAGCCCGATACGGATCCTCCCGTTGAGTCCATGGAAAACATCCAAAGCCGCGGAGAACAAATGGAAGAAGCGGCAAACCGACAGGTTCGGGATGAAGCGGAGCGCAGGTTGGAAAGCACGTTGTCAAGCGAAGTGGCCGGCAAATTCAAGGTGGAGGTGGTGAAAGCGGATGTAACCATGTCCGAGAGCCGTACGGATGACATGGAGATCAAACAGGTCGAACTCCGGATTCGTTCCCGCGAACCCGAGGCTTCTCCCGCAGAGCAGGAAACCGTTCGTCCGGTGGAGCCCGTGAACATCATGGTCGGTTCGTTGTCCGACGGTCCGGACGCGGCAGGAAAGAGCGAGGAAACGGAACAGACCCGCCGGATCGCCCGCTGGGTGGCGGAATACCTGGGACTGTCCGAATCTCTGGTCACGGTGACCGAGGTACGGACACTTTGA
- the spoIIIAG gene encoding stage III sporulation protein AG: protein MWDKWFKPKENGKNRIGWLVIVGLAGVGAMILSSFVQVREDPWPPQQQQAESDPNAREAVAATDRISTMQEYEQRYQEQLEDVLGKIVGVDDVSVIVNLDSSEEEVVQLDVRESQQVTTETDKSGGERKITQNTHDKKTAYSRGENGEKPVVIKRLKPKVRGVLVVARGVEDLRVKAIVIEAVHRTLDVPMHRISVLPKG from the coding sequence GTGTGGGACAAATGGTTCAAGCCGAAAGAAAACGGCAAGAACCGCATCGGTTGGTTGGTCATCGTGGGGTTGGCGGGAGTGGGGGCGATGATCCTGTCATCCTTTGTCCAGGTTCGCGAAGATCCCTGGCCTCCGCAGCAGCAGCAGGCGGAGTCGGATCCGAACGCGCGGGAAGCCGTTGCCGCGACGGACCGCATTTCCACCATGCAGGAATATGAACAACGGTATCAAGAGCAGCTGGAAGACGTGCTCGGAAAGATTGTCGGTGTGGATGACGTCTCCGTCATCGTCAATCTGGATTCCAGTGAGGAAGAAGTGGTCCAACTGGACGTAAGGGAGTCCCAGCAGGTGACCACGGAAACGGACAAATCGGGCGGAGAACGCAAAATCACCCAGAACACGCATGACAAGAAAACGGCATACAGCCGTGGGGAAAACGGGGAGAAGCCGGTGGTGATCAAACGGCTCAAACCCAAAGTCCGGGGGGTACTGGTCGTGGCCCGGGGCGTGGAGGATCTTCGGGTGAAAGCGATCGTGATCGAAGCGGTTCACCGCACCCTCGATGTTCCGATGCATCGGATTTCCGTTTTGCCAAAAGGATGA
- a CDS encoding SpoIIIAH-like family protein: MSINKQTVWLVTMLSLMVVLSAYYLLTGPVEPVQETVKSSDLPGKGITVDIKPVEKPEAGEKQAKEAVKGESDFFVGYQLQRSTLRQKMTEEYMKVLTDPEASKQEIEEAQKKIEQLMKTDNTETVLEELIRKEGFRDAVVMSNSRHVDVIVQSDNLSRAQAVKLISLVKQHMDVDPVDVSVAYKP; this comes from the coding sequence ATGTCGATCAACAAGCAAACCGTTTGGCTGGTGACCATGCTTTCGTTGATGGTGGTGCTGTCGGCCTATTACCTGCTTACGGGGCCGGTGGAGCCGGTGCAGGAGACGGTGAAATCTTCGGATCTTCCCGGGAAGGGAATCACCGTTGACATCAAACCGGTTGAAAAACCCGAAGCTGGAGAAAAACAGGCCAAAGAAGCGGTCAAAGGAGAGAGTGACTTTTTTGTCGGCTATCAACTTCAACGCAGCACCCTCCGCCAAAAAATGACCGAGGAATACATGAAAGTGTTGACCGACCCCGAAGCATCCAAGCAAGAGATCGAGGAAGCCCAGAAAAAGATCGAGCAACTGATGAAAACGGACAACACCGAAACGGTTCTGGAGGAATTGATTCGCAAAGAAGGTTTCCGCGATGCCGTGGTGATGTCCAATTCCCGGCACGTCGATGTGATCGTACAGTCCGACAATCTCTCCCGCGCGCAGGCCGTCAAATTGATCAGTCTGGTGAAACAACACATGGACGTCGATCCGGTGGATGTGTCGGTCGCTTACAAACCTTGA
- the accB gene encoding acetyl-CoA carboxylase biotin carboxyl carrier protein, whose product MAFKMHEIRELIRLIDESSIEEFEIDNEGAKVVIKKAGGREAVLQTPAPAVPQTAPVTPAVPPAPTPAVSSAPAPAPEPKVESPAASDDLNDPTLHKIVSPMVGTFYRAPAPDADPYVKEGDTVDEKTIVCIVEAMKLMNEIEAECRGTIVKVLVENGQLVEYGQPLFLVKTS is encoded by the coding sequence ATGGCATTCAAAATGCATGAAATTCGCGAATTGATCCGTCTGATTGATGAATCTTCGATTGAAGAGTTTGAAATTGACAACGAAGGAGCCAAGGTGGTCATCAAGAAAGCGGGCGGCCGGGAAGCCGTTCTCCAGACTCCCGCGCCGGCGGTGCCACAGACCGCACCCGTGACTCCTGCGGTTCCTCCCGCTCCGACACCCGCGGTTTCCTCCGCCCCCGCTCCGGCTCCGGAGCCGAAAGTCGAGTCTCCGGCCGCGAGTGACGATCTGAACGATCCCACGCTACATAAAATCGTTTCTCCGATGGTGGGTACCTTCTATCGCGCCCCCGCTCCGGATGCCGATCCGTACGTGAAAGAGGGCGACACGGTCGATGAAAAAACCATTGTTTGCATCGTGGAAGCCATGAAATTGATGAACGAGATCGAAGCGGAGTGCCGAGGCACCATCGTCAAGGTCCTGGTGGAGAACGGTCAGCTGGTCGAATACGGGCAACCGCTCTTCCTGGTCAAGACAAGCTGA